Proteins from a genomic interval of Lolium perenne isolate Kyuss_39 chromosome 1, Kyuss_2.0, whole genome shotgun sequence:
- the LOC127310558 gene encoding arabinogalactan O-methyltransferase 1, with product MKPPSRLVVASVAGLLVAASLLVTNLFTSPLPFLPCLPVVTAPSGAGYEPSGLAALADAAVYYATTPNVPQQTRDEISLSLAVLRRRAPMRLLVFGLGYDSPLWHALNPGGVTVFLEEDPEWYRVVRTESPFLRAHLVQYRTQLDHADILLQSYKRFPSCVPGAGAEGAEPPVFVRGNDACPLALHNLPPEVYENEWDMLMVDAPKGYFPSAPGRMAAIWTAAAMARSRRGEGNTDVFLHDVDRRVENMYAEEFLCDRFRVGGTGRLWHFSIPPVSRRGNTTAAAGGGERPFC from the coding sequence ATGAAGCCCCCAAGCCGTCTCGTCGTCGCCTCCGTAGCCGGGCTGCTCGTCGCCGCGTCGCTGCTGGTCACCAACCTCTTCACCTCGCCGTTGCCGTTCCTCCCGTGCCTGCCGGTTGTCACAGCCCCATCGGGCGCCGGGTACGAGCCTTCCGGCCTCGCGGCGCTCGCCGACGCCGCCGTGTACTATGCCACCACGCCGAACGTGCCGCAGCAGACGCGCGACGAGATCTCGCTCTCCCTCGCCGTgctccgccgccgcgcgccgATGCGGCTGCTGGTGTTCGGCCTCGGCTACGACTCGCCGCTCTGGCACGCGCTCAACCCCGGCGGCGTCACCGTCTTCCTGGAGGAGGACCCGGAGTGGTACCGCGTCGTCCGCACGGAGTCGCCGTTCCTGCGCGCCCACCTGGTCCAGTACCGCACGCAGCTCGACCACGCCGACATCCTCCTCCAGTCTTACAAGCGGTTTCCATCCTGCGTCCCCGGCGCCGGTGCCGAGGGCGCGGAGCCTCCCGTGTTTGTCCGCGGCAACGACGCGTGCCCGCTGGCGCTGCACAACCTGCCGCCGGAGGTGTACGAGAACGAGTGGGACATGCTCATGGTGGACGCGCCCAAGGGATACTTCCCGTCGGCGCCGGGGAGGATGGCGGCGATATGGACGGCGGCTGCCATGGCGCGTTCTAGGCGTGGCGAGGGGAACACCGACGTGTTCCTGCACGACGTCGACCGCAGGGTGGAGAATATGTACGCCGAGGAGTTCCTCTGCGACAGGTTCCGGGTGGGAGGGACCGGCAGGCTCTGGCATTTCAGTATCCCGCCGGTGTCACGACGGGGGAATAccacggcggcggccggcgggggcGAGAGGCCGTTTTGCTGA